A single window of Deltaproteobacteria bacterium DNA harbors:
- a CDS encoding FMN-binding glutamate synthase family protein: MNLQRPNANDATKTFNRSKSVVPMSGLCSRCVDGCRGNCEVFKAAFRGREVIYPGPFGKVTAGADKDYPIDYSHLNIQGYAMGARGMPEGVVAGPDTATFPSVSTETEYGWNSKVKIMVPVFTGALGSTEIARRNWEHFAVGAAISGITLICGENVCGIDPELELGKHGRVTSAPDMDRRIEQYRRYHQGYGEMLVQLNVEDTRLGVAEYIIDKHGLDNVELKWGQGAKCIGGEIKVDNLERAQELQRRGYIVTPDPSLPASQLAFASGAIKEFERHSRLGFLTEEGFYAEVERLRNLGFKRITLKTGAYALRELAMAIKWGSKAQIDLVTIDGAPGGTGMSPWRMMEEWGIPSLYIHSMAYKFSKILQDRGERVPDLAFAGGFSSEDGIFKALALGAPFVKAVCMGRALMIPGMVGKNISKWMKNELPKTVSQFGTTPEEIFICWEQVSDIVGKDEMKNIPLGAVGIFSYIDKLRVGLQQMMAGARCFSVPAISRNELMSLTEECAKVTGIPYLTECYLEEAMEILNG; the protein is encoded by the coding sequence ATGAATCTTCAACGGCCAAATGCGAATGACGCTACCAAAACATTCAACAGATCCAAATCGGTTGTACCCATGTCCGGCCTATGTTCACGTTGTGTTGATGGTTGTCGAGGGAACTGCGAGGTCTTCAAGGCGGCCTTCCGAGGCCGCGAAGTCATCTACCCTGGTCCGTTCGGTAAGGTAACGGCGGGAGCGGACAAGGACTATCCCATCGATTACTCACATCTCAACATCCAGGGATACGCGATGGGTGCCCGTGGCATGCCTGAAGGAGTTGTTGCCGGCCCGGACACCGCAACCTTTCCTTCGGTGAGTACAGAAACGGAGTACGGCTGGAACAGCAAAGTGAAAATAATGGTGCCTGTATTTACTGGCGCCTTAGGCTCTACAGAGATAGCCCGCAGGAACTGGGAACATTTTGCCGTGGGAGCGGCCATTAGCGGCATTACACTCATTTGCGGTGAGAACGTCTGCGGCATCGATCCCGAGCTGGAACTGGGCAAACATGGTCGGGTAACCAGTGCTCCCGATATGGACCGCCGTATTGAACAGTACCGCCGCTACCATCAGGGTTATGGTGAAATGCTTGTCCAGTTGAACGTCGAGGATACTAGACTCGGCGTTGCCGAGTACATAATAGACAAGCACGGCCTAGACAACGTAGAGCTCAAGTGGGGTCAAGGTGCAAAGTGCATTGGCGGCGAGATCAAAGTCGACAACCTGGAAAGAGCGCAGGAGCTGCAAAGACGTGGCTACATTGTAACTCCAGACCCTTCTTTGCCAGCCAGTCAGCTAGCCTTTGCCAGTGGAGCAATCAAGGAGTTCGAGCGCCACAGTCGACTCGGGTTCCTCACAGAGGAAGGCTTTTACGCTGAGGTCGAACGACTCAGAAATCTTGGTTTCAAGCGCATTACTCTCAAGACAGGAGCCTACGCATTGCGAGAGTTGGCTATGGCTATAAAGTGGGGTTCCAAGGCCCAGATAGATTTGGTCACCATTGATGGAGCACCAGGAGGCACGGGAATGTCACCATGGCGCATGATGGAAGAGTGGGGCATCCCAAGTTTATATATTCACTCTATGGCCTACAAGTTCAGCAAGATCTTGCAGGACAGGGGCGAGAGAGTTCCTGATTTGGCATTTGCAGGTGGATTTTCCAGTGAAGATGGAATATTCAAGGCGCTCGCCCTGGGTGCGCCATTCGTGAAAGCGGTTTGTATGGGCCGGGCCTTGATGATTCCTGGTATGGTGGGTAAAAATATCTCCAAGTGGATGAAGAATGAACTTCCCAAAACAGTGAGTCAATTTGGCACTACCCCGGAAGAGATTTTCATATGCTGGGAGCAGGTCAGTGATATCGTGGGAAAGGATGAAATGAAGAACATCCCACTGGGGGCTGTAGGTATTTTCAGTTACATCGACAAGCTCAGAGTTGGCCTCCAGCAGATGATGGCTGGCGCCCGTTGTTTCTCGGTGCCAGCCATTTCCCGAAACGAGCTCATGTCGCTCACTGAAGAGTGCGCCAAGGTTACTGGTATTCCATACCTTACCGAGTGCTATCTAGAGGAAGCCATGGAAATTTTGAATGGCTGA
- a CDS encoding glutamine synthetase, producing MSTVKQIREKLKKVDSTKIFFTDLNGRPRSLPINPANIEGILQHGIGFDGSSIAGITTVDDSDRLLVPLPESFKVISFSQENLAFFIGKIINAQGERSKSDARAVLENVLSRAEADYGCKFLVGPEHEFFLLKGNEFHEDIHSDSAGYFHADPHDKGEIVRKRIIEVLADCGIQFEKAHHEVTASQHEINLECGDPLTVADRTVLFNYVMHKVAAEYGLHATLMPKPFDGQNRNAFHIHLSVMDLQGNNRFYDPEAVHNLTPFARQFIGGILKYARETSIIMASTFNSYKAYVLEREAPVVRGWGLKNRSSMVRVPYTSNPQSTRIELRNPDPTGNVYLQFATLISMGLQGIKEGLDCGEPDIGSTYKKRRKYRVWDRRYLPRSMYEALVEAERSRLLKEILGERIYNNYLGLKIADWEEHRTHVTPREHQKYLHI from the coding sequence ATGTCAACGGTAAAGCAAATCAGAGAAAAGCTCAAGAAGGTAGACTCTACCAAGATCTTCTTCACGGATCTCAATGGCAGACCCAGAAGCTTGCCAATAAATCCGGCCAACATCGAAGGCATCCTGCAGCACGGCATAGGCTTCGACGGCAGCTCCATTGCGGGCATTACCACGGTGGACGACAGCGACCGCCTCCTGGTGCCGCTGCCGGAAAGCTTCAAGGTAATCAGCTTCAGCCAGGAAAACCTGGCCTTTTTTATTGGAAAGATCATCAATGCACAGGGGGAGCGTTCAAAGTCGGACGCCCGAGCTGTACTGGAAAATGTTCTCAGCAGAGCTGAAGCCGACTATGGCTGCAAATTCCTGGTGGGTCCGGAGCACGAGTTCTTCCTGTTGAAGGGCAACGAATTCCATGAAGACATTCACTCGGACAGCGCCGGCTATTTCCATGCCGATCCCCACGACAAGGGCGAGATAGTCAGGAAGCGGATCATCGAGGTGCTGGCCGACTGCGGCATTCAGTTCGAGAAGGCGCACCATGAAGTCACTGCTTCGCAGCACGAGATAAATCTGGAGTGCGGCGACCCTCTGACAGTGGCTGACAGAACCGTGCTCTTCAATTATGTGATGCACAAAGTGGCGGCAGAGTACGGCCTGCACGCTACCCTGATGCCCAAACCCTTTGACGGCCAGAACAGAAACGCCTTCCACATCCATCTCTCTGTGATGGATCTGCAGGGCAACAATCGGTTCTACGACCCCGAGGCAGTACACAACCTGACTCCATTCGCCCGACAATTCATCGGCGGCATATTGAAATATGCCAGGGAGACCTCTATTATTATGGCCTCGACCTTCAATTCCTACAAAGCCTATGTCCTGGAAAGAGAGGCCCCTGTGGTGAGGGGCTGGGGCTTGAAAAACAGGAGTTCGATGGTGCGGGTACCTTACACCAGCAACCCACAGAGCACCAGAATCGAGCTGAGAAATCCTGATCCCACCGGCAATGTCTACCTGCAGTTTGCCACGCTGATCAGCATGGGGCTGCAGGGCATAAAGGAGGGCCTCGACTGCGGTGAACCTGACATTGGCAGCACCTACAAAAAGAGAAGAAAGTACCGGGTGTGGGACAGACGCTATCTGCCCAGGTCAATGTACGAAGCCCTGGTGGAGGCGGAAAGGAGCCGACTGCTGAAAGAAATACTGGGAGAGCGCATCTACAACAACTATCTAGGCCTGAAAATAGCTGACTGGGAAGAGCACCGAACCCATGTGACTCCCAGAGAACACCAGAAGTACTTGCACATATGA
- a CDS encoding KamA family radical SAM protein produces MEEWIVQLQESVNTLEKLKQYINVSPEEEEGITTLNTKWGTTPYFASLMDRHDPNCPIRKQVVPSVKEKENRYGIPNYLIWKENRATDEVRPDSIARQYYDRIAFTITDMCANYCRHCFRKELVVDRDLKLRMDVEEGLQWIREHQEIRDVLVTGGDPFVLSDEKIEYIIRKLREIPHIEMIRFGTRTPIVLPQRITDGLKKVLGVYHKVPIWVNTQCNHPKELTEETARAVFDLLSCGVNVGNQAVLLKGINDDVDTFRKLHQKLLAVRIRPYYVFYCEPAPGIDHFRTPVEKGAELIRDAIRGHTTGLAQPMYVIATNIGKIPLMPDYYIVDKNEKEYTLKNYKGEITTLPNIPE; encoded by the coding sequence ATGGAAGAGTGGATCGTCCAGCTGCAGGAAAGTGTAAACACCCTTGAAAAGCTCAAGCAATACATCAACGTTTCACCCGAGGAGGAAGAGGGCATCACCACCCTGAATACCAAGTGGGGTACCACACCATACTTTGCCTCCCTGATGGATCGCCACGACCCGAACTGCCCCATCAGAAAGCAGGTGGTGCCTTCCGTGAAAGAGAAAGAAAATCGCTATGGCATTCCCAACTACTTGATCTGGAAGGAAAACCGTGCCACCGACGAGGTGAGGCCCGACAGCATTGCCCGGCAGTACTACGATCGCATTGCCTTCACCATTACAGATATGTGCGCCAATTACTGCAGGCATTGCTTTCGCAAGGAACTGGTGGTGGACCGCGATCTCAAGCTCCGCATGGATGTGGAGGAGGGCCTGCAGTGGATCCGGGAGCACCAGGAAATTCGCGACGTGCTCGTCACTGGCGGCGACCCTTTTGTGCTCTCGGACGAAAAGATCGAGTACATTATTCGCAAACTGCGCGAGATACCCCACATCGAGATGATTCGCTTCGGCACCCGCACGCCCATTGTGCTGCCGCAGCGGATCACTGACGGCCTCAAGAAAGTGCTCGGCGTCTACCACAAGGTGCCGATCTGGGTGAACACCCAGTGCAACCACCCCAAGGAACTCACCGAGGAGACCGCCAGGGCAGTCTTTGATCTCCTCTCCTGCGGGGTCAATGTGGGCAACCAGGCAGTGTTGCTGAAAGGCATAAATGACGACGTGGACACCTTCAGGAAGCTGCACCAGAAGCTGCTGGCGGTCAGGATCAGACCATACTATGTCTTCTACTGTGAGCCTGCCCCGGGAATCGACCACTTCCGCACGCCGGTGGAGAAGGGGGCAGAGCTCATCCGAGACGCCATCCGCGGCCACACCACGGGTCTGGCCCAGCCCATGTACGTCATAGCGACCAACATCGGCAAGATTCCGCTGATGCCCGACTACTACATTGTGGACAAGAATGAGAAGGAATATACCCTGAAGAACTACAAGGGCGAGATAACCACCCTGCCGAATATTCCGGAGTAG